GCTTCAGGCGGTCTTCCTTGGCGGCGGGGAAAGTTTTTTCATGCGGCAGGATGCGCCCGTGGCCGAATTCCTCGAGCTTCACCCGCGCGATGTATCCGGTGCGATGAATCAAGCGGCCTTCGACGTCGAAGCTTTGCCGATAGTGATAGATCGCGGGACGCGGCGCGCGCTCGAGCACCTTCGCGTCGAGCCACTCGCGCAGAGTTTTGTGCGCGGCGGAGTAGCGATCGGCGTCGCGGCCAAATTCGAGACGCACTACATTATAGCGACTCCGATCGTAGAGCTGATTCTGCCGTGCGGCGCCAATCAGATCGTACGGCGGCGCGACGACCGTGGCGGGTTCGCCCGCAAGCTTGCGATTGTAGAGCAGCGGACGGAACGGCTCGATACGTTGGCCGAGCGCGCTCACTTCATCACCGCGCCGGCCAGCACGGCCGCGATTTGAGCTTCCGAGATAGCGCCGATTCTGATCATCTTTACTTTATCCCGCCTGATCGCGACGACCGTACTGGGCGCCGCCGCGGTCAACTTTCCACCTTCAAGATAAACTTTAACTTTTGCGCCGAACGCCGATCGAGCCTCTGCGAGAGTCATCGCAGGCGCCTCGCCGCTCAGATTCGCGCTGGTCGCCGTGATCGGATTGCCTAAACCACGCGCCAACCCGCGCGCGATCGGATGCGGCGACACGCGCACTCCGATCCCGTCGGCGCCGATCAGCTCCGGCGCGAAACCTTCACGCGCTGGAAGCACGAGCGTGAGCGGGCCCGGCCAGAATGCGTCGGCCAGCCGCCGCGCCGGCTCGGAAACTTCTCGCGTGATCGAAAACGCCATCGCGGCGTCAGCGGCAATCATTCCCACCGGTCGCTCAGGCTCGCGCGCCTTCGCCGCGAACAACAATTTCAATGCGCTCGCGGAAAACGGATCGGCGCCCAGCCCGTAAAATGTTTCGGTTGGATAGACCACCAATTCGCCTTCCTGCAACGCCGCGATACCATCTTCGAGCCTGAACATCTTTGATTCGCCCGACCGCGCCCCATCGAAAATGCTGCCGATGAATTATACGGATGCGCCGCCGGTCGCCGAAATACGCGCCAATGCGCGGCCCGCGATGTCGCGCCGGAAATGGCGGCCCTCGAACCGGATCATCTCGGCCGCCTGGTACGCCGCATCGACGGCCGCCGCGAGCTTCGGCGCCATCGCGGTGACAGTCAGCACGCGCCCGCCGTCGGTGACAAGGCGTCCGTCGCGGATCGCGGTGCCATTGTGGAAGACCTTGACGCGAATTTTATTGAGCGCCCATTTCGTTTTGATTTCCGACGGCGCGTTGCCTTCGATTCGATCGAGATCCGCAATCTCGACGCCCTTCGCGTATTCGCCCGGATAGCCGCCCGACGCCATCACGACCGCGACCGCGCTGCGCGGCGACAGCCTGAACGACGCTTCTGTGAGCTTGCCTTCGGCGGCCGCCAGCAACGTCGCGGCGAGATCGCCGTCGAAGCGCATCATCAACGCTTCGCATTCAGGATCGCCGAAGCGGGCATTGAATTCGATCACATTGATCTGGTCGCCGTCGATCATCAGGCCGGCGAACAGAACGCCGCGAAACGGTGTGCCGCGCGCGTTCATCGCGGCGAGCGTGGGCGAAATGACTTCGCGCATGATGCGCGCTTCGAGTTCGGCGCCGAACTGAGGCACCGGTGAATAGGCGCCCATGCCGCCGGTGTTGGGACCGCGATCGCCGTCGAAGATTGCCTTGTGATCCTGCGCGGAGCCGAGCGCGATCGCATTTTCGCCGTCGCACAGCGCGAAGAACGACAACTCCTCGCCGGTGAGAAATTCCTCGATCACGACGCGATTGCCCGCGGCGCCGAATCTGCGGAGATCCATCGCGTCGGCGATTGCCTGCAGCGCGGCGCTCTCGTCGCGGCATACGACGACGCCTTTGCCGAGCGCGAGGCCGTCGGCCTTGACTACGACGGAACGCTTGCGCGAGCGAACATAGCGGCGCGCGGCGTCGGCGTCGTCAAACGATTCGAAGTCCGCGGTGGGAACGCCCGCCTCGCGCATCACGGCCTTCGCGAATGACTTGCTGGTTTCGAGTTGTGCTGCCGCCGCAGTTGGCCCGAAGATTTTGAGTCCCGCGCTTGCAAACTCGTCGACGATTCCTGCTGCGAGCGGATCCTCGGGTCCGACGACGGTGAGGTCTATCTCTTTGTCACGCGCGAATTCGATCAACGCGGCGAAGTCGGTTGGTGCGATCGCGACCGGCTCGGCAATCTGATGGATCCCCGGATTTCCGGTCGCGCAAAAAATCTTCCAGACGCTTTCGCTCTGATGCAGGCGCCAAGCGAGCGCGTGCTCGCGACCTCCCTTGCCGATGACGAGAACTTTCATCGCGAGTTAATGGCGGAAATGGCGCACCCCGGTGAAGACCATCGCCAGGCCGTACTTGTCGGCGGCGGCGATCACTTCGTCGTCGCGCACCGCGCCGCCCGGCTGTGCAATCGCGGTGGCGCCGGCCTCCGCCGCGAGCGTCGGTCCGTCGGG
The window above is part of the Candidatus Binatus sp. genome. Proteins encoded here:
- the purD gene encoding phosphoribosylamine--glycine ligase, whose amino-acid sequence is MKVLVIGKGGREHALAWRLHQSESVWKIFCATGNPGIHQIAEPVAIAPTDFAALIEFARDKEIDLTVVGPEDPLAAGIVDEFASAGLKIFGPTAAAAQLETSKSFAKAVMREAGVPTADFESFDDADAARRYVRSRKRSVVVKADGLALGKGVVVCRDESAALQAIADAMDLRRFGAAGNRVVIEEFLTGEELSFFALCDGENAIALGSAQDHKAIFDGDRGPNTGGMGAYSPVPQFGAELEARIMREVISPTLAAMNARGTPFRGVLFAGLMIDGDQINVIEFNARFGDPECEALMMRFDGDLAATLLAAAEGKLTEASFRLSPRSAVAVVMASGGYPGEYAKGVEIADLDRIEGNAPSEIKTKWALNKIRVKVFHNGTAIRDGRLVTDGGRVLTVTAMAPKLAAAVDAAYQAAEMIRFEGRHFRRDIAGRALARISATGGASV
- a CDS encoding L-threonylcarbamoyladenylate synthase: MFRLEDGIAALQEGELVVYPTETFYGLGADPFSASALKLLFAAKAREPERPVGMIAADAAMAFSITREVSEPARRLADAFWPGPLTLVLPAREGFAPELIGADGIGVRVSPHPIARGLARGLGNPITATSANLSGEAPAMTLAEARSAFGAKVKVYLEGGKLTAAAPSTVVAIRRDKVKMIRIGAISEAQIAAVLAGAVMK